From the Camarhynchus parvulus chromosome 13, STF_HiC, whole genome shotgun sequence genome, one window contains:
- the LOC115908820 gene encoding proteinase-activated receptor 3-like, which translates to MSWRGLSPASAAACVTILLSCAWLGSAAHPSSGECLGRALLPLTPQEKNVCSQASEEDFLNSTLSTRLLPALYSLVLLVGLPANALACWVLATNFRRCSSAVFLLNLAGADLLFVLLLPFKISYHILGNHWPFGDYPCRAMVAFFYGNMYSSILFLTCIGLERYISVAHPFLWKGSSWTRGKVGISVGIWLLVGLGMSPLLLRSHTRDISSLNITTCHDVLEKETQRFFGHYFLFLVGLGFGLPFVLMIISYSCILARLLAKGGSHGQVIRVLALVLLVFILCFTPSNVLLFIHHLLEPTGCNNGTYISYALALVLSACNNCFDPFIYFYVSRDFRGWLQDAGGRCLRGLEASSGRSTEKTALPLRSSEQSQGCQKRYKHPRRGGAALHRWD; encoded by the exons ATGTCCTGGCGGGGGCTGTcacctgcctctgctgctgcctgtgtcaCCATCCTGCTCAGCTGCGCCTGGCTTGGCTCTGCTGCACATCCCTCCTCAGGTGAGTGCCTCG GGCgggccctgctgcccctcactCCCCAGGAGAAGAACGTGTGCTCCCAGGCCTCCGAGGAAGATTTTCTCAACAGCACCCTCAGCACCcgcctcctgcctgccctctactccctggtgctgctggtggggctgccaGCCAACGCTCTGGCCTGCTGGGTCCTGGCCACCAACTTCAGGAGATGCTCCAGCGCCGtcttcctgctcaacctggcTGGGGCCGACCTGCTCTttgtcctcctgctgcccttcaAGATCTCCTACCACATCCTGGGCAACCACTGGCCCTTTGGGGACTACCCGTGCCGTGCCATGGTGGCCTTCTTCTACGGGAACATGTACAgctccatcctcttcctcacctgCATCGGCCTGGAGCGCTACATCTCCGTGGCACACCCCTTCCTGTGGAAGGGCTCCAGCTGGACGAGAGGCAAAGTGGGCATCTCTGTGGGCATCtggctgctggtggggctgggcatGAGCCCTCTGCTTTTGCGCTCCCACACACGCGATATCTCCAGCCTCAACATCACGACGTGCCACGATGTGCTAGAAAAGGAAACCCAAAGGTTCTTTGGCCACTATTTCCTGTtcctggtggggctgggcttTGGCCTGCCCTTCGTGCTCATGATCATCTCCTACAGCTGCATCCTGGCGCGGCTGCTGGCCAAGGGAGGGAGCCACGGGCAGGTGATCCGTGTCCTGGCCCTGGTCCTCCTGGTCTTCATCCTCTGCTTCACGCCCAGCAACGTGCTGCTCTTCATCCACCACCTGCTGGAGCCCACGGGCTGCAACAATGGCACCTACATCTCCTACGCCCTGGCCCTGGTGCTCAGCGCCTGCAACAACTGCTTTGATCCCTTCATCTACTTCTACGTGTCCCGGGATTTTCGGGGCTGGCTCCAGGATGCAGGAGGCCGCTGCCTGCGGGGGCTCGAGGCCTCATCAGGGAGGTCCACAGAGAAGACAGCCCTGCCCCTGAGGTCCagtgagcagagccagggctgccag AAAAGGTACAAACACCCTCGCAGAGGAGGGGCTGCCCTCCATCGCTGGGACTAA